The Aeromicrobium yanjiei genome includes a region encoding these proteins:
- a CDS encoding hemolysin family protein — protein sequence MTEWLLLATSLLLMLACGIFVAAEFSFVTVDRATIERDAEAGDRGAQGTLIALRSLSTQLSGAQLGITITNLAIGYLAEPAIGNLLRDPLEAAGLEGGALRGVSYGIALVLSTVVTMLVGELVPKNFALALPQRTAAMTQLPQRLFTKAMAWPIRLLNGMANAILRALGVEPQEELRSARSPVELRSLVLRSAIEGAIDDETADLVARSIAFGDRTAADVRTPRVRVHFLEGRDTAHDVIEAARQTGHSRFPVIGKGPDEILGIVHVKDAVGVDLNRRRNVRLVDILVPATTVPDSIELDPLLSVLREQGMQMAIVVDEYGGTDGVVTLEDLIEEIVGDIADEHDRLSSRSRHRRDGTWSLSGLLRPDEVEEQTGIALPEGEDYETIAGLILEKLGRIGVRGDVVVLDIDRTPDDDEDDPEPLHVALTIERMEGRRIDRVSLTVIDDEPADATTTGATS from the coding sequence ATGACCGAATGGCTTCTCCTGGCCACGTCCCTGCTCCTCATGCTCGCGTGCGGCATCTTCGTTGCCGCGGAGTTCTCCTTCGTCACGGTCGACCGTGCCACGATCGAGCGCGACGCCGAGGCAGGTGACCGGGGCGCGCAGGGCACCTTGATCGCCCTGCGATCGCTGTCGACCCAGCTCAGCGGCGCACAGCTCGGCATCACGATCACCAACCTGGCGATCGGCTATCTGGCCGAGCCGGCGATCGGCAACCTGCTGCGCGATCCCCTCGAGGCCGCGGGCCTGGAGGGCGGCGCGCTCCGGGGCGTCTCGTACGGCATCGCGCTCGTGCTCAGCACCGTCGTGACGATGCTCGTCGGCGAGCTCGTGCCCAAGAACTTCGCCCTGGCCCTGCCGCAGCGCACCGCCGCGATGACCCAGCTGCCGCAACGCCTGTTCACCAAGGCGATGGCGTGGCCGATCCGGCTCCTCAACGGCATGGCCAACGCGATCCTGCGGGCCCTCGGCGTCGAGCCGCAGGAGGAGCTGCGTTCGGCCCGATCGCCGGTCGAGCTCCGCTCGCTCGTGCTCCGCTCCGCGATCGAGGGCGCGATCGACGACGAGACGGCCGACCTGGTCGCCCGCAGCATCGCGTTCGGCGACCGCACCGCCGCCGACGTCCGCACCCCGCGCGTCCGCGTGCACTTCCTGGAGGGGCGCGACACGGCGCACGACGTCATCGAGGCGGCGCGGCAGACCGGCCACTCCCGGTTCCCGGTCATCGGCAAGGGACCCGACGAGATCCTGGGCATCGTCCACGTCAAGGACGCGGTCGGCGTCGACCTGAACCGCCGCCGCAACGTACGCCTCGTGGACATCCTGGTCCCGGCGACGACCGTTCCGGACAGCATCGAGCTGGACCCCCTGCTCTCGGTGCTGCGCGAGCAGGGCATGCAGATGGCGATCGTCGTCGACGAGTACGGCGGCACTGACGGCGTCGTGACCCTCGAGGACCTCATCGAGGAGATCGTGGGTGACATCGCCGACGAGCACGACCGGCTCTCCTCCCGCAGCCGGCACCGCCGTGACGGCACCTGGTCGCTGTCGGGCCTGCTGCGTCCCGACGAGGTCGAGGAGCAGACCGGCATCGCGCTCCCCGAGGGCGAGGACTACGAGACGATCGCAGGTCTGATCCTCGAGAAGCTCGGACGCATCGGCGTCCGCGGCGACGTCGTGGTCCTCGACATCGACCGCACCCCCGACGACGACGAGGACGATCCCGAGCCGCTGCACGTCGCCCTGACGATCGAGCGGATGGAGGGGCGCCGGATCGACCGCGTCT
- a CDS encoding FmdB family zinc ribbon protein, with translation MPKYQYQCKDCGEALEVQQSFTDDALTVCPTCGGDLRKVFNAVGVVFKGSGFYKTDSRSGSTSSSSSGSSGSSSSSGDSSSSAASTSSSDSKPAASTPASTSGSDSAA, from the coding sequence GTGCCGAAGTACCAGTACCAGTGCAAGGACTGCGGAGAAGCGCTGGAGGTCCAGCAGAGCTTCACCGACGATGCGCTGACCGTCTGCCCCACCTGTGGGGGCGATCTGCGCAAGGTGTTCAACGCCGTGGGTGTCGTGTTCAAGGGCTCGGGTTTCTACAAGACCGACAGCCGTTCGGGCTCCACGTCGTCCAGCTCGTCGGGCTCGTCGGGCTCGTCCTCGTCCTCGGGCGACAGCTCGTCGTCCGCAGCGTCGACGTCCTCGAGCGACAGCAAGCCGGCCGCGTCCACCCCGGCCTCCACATCGGGCAGCGACTCCGCCGCCTGA